Genomic DNA from Sphingomonas hankookensis:
CGGAGGTGCTGGTCGTCGTCGATCGCCCGACCCCGCGGCCGGGTCCCGGCGAGGTGCTTATCCGGGTGGCCGCGGCCGGCGTCAATCGCCCCGACGTCCTGCAACGCACCGGCGGCTATGCCCCGCCGCCCGGCGCGCCGAGCATCCCCGGGCTGGAGGTCGCAGGCCATGTCGTCGCGGTCGGCGACGAGGGTGACGCGCATCTGGTGGGGCAGCCGGTCTGTGCGCTGCTCGCGGGCGGCGGCTATGCCGAGTATGTCGCGGTGCCGGCCGGGCAGTGCCTGCCGGTGCCCGACGGGCTGTCGATGGTCGAGGCGGCGGCGCTGCCCGAAACCTTGTTCACCGTGTGGACCAACTTGTTCGAGCGCGGCTACGCGGCGGAGGGCGACAGCGTGCTGGTCCATGGCGGCACCAGCGGCATCGGCACCATGGCGATCCTGCTCGGCAAGCTGTTCGGGCTGACCGTCATCGTCACCGTTGGCAGCGATGCGAAGGCGAAGGCCGCCCGCGATCTGGGGGCGGCACATGCGATCAACTACCGCACCGAGGATTTCGTCGAGCGGGTGGCGGAGATCACCGGCGGGAAGGGCGTCAGCGTCGTGCTCGACATGGTCGGCGGCGACTATGTGCCGCGCAACATCAAGTGCCTGGCCGAGGATGGTCGCCACGTCTCGATCGCGGTGCAGGGCGGGGCGAGCGCCACGGTGCCGCTATGGGATATCATGCGCCGCCGCCTGACGCTGACCGGATCGACGCTGCGCCCGCGCGATGCGGCGTTCAAGGAAATGGTCGCCGACGAATTGTCGCGCACGGTGTGGCCGCACGTCGCCGAAGGGCGGCTGCGCCCGGTCATGGACCGGACTTTCCCGCTGGAACAAGCCGCCGATGCGCATCGCCGGATGGAAGCGGGCGATCATGTCGGGAAGATCGTGCTGACCCTAGAATAGACCGGTCCGACGCGGTGCTGCTGCGGGCCGGGGTCGGCCGCGGTAGTCGATCGCCATTCCTTTGGGAGAGTGGTGATGCGAACGATCCTCGGCCTGGTTGCGATGGCGAGCGCAGTTCCGGCGGCGGCACAGATGGACCCGGTCGTGACCGCACAGGGACAGTTGCTGTCTGCCACCATGCGCGGCCACGCCGAGCGGGACGCCGCGCGGTTGCGGCGGGGTGTTCCGCCCAAGAGTGCCGCCCAGAGGAAGCACGAGGCGGATTGCGCGCAGCTATGGCAACTGCGCGACCGGATGACGCGTGCCCAGCGGGTCCGGTTGTACGACCTGTGCCCCCGCTGAACGGCGGTCTTGCCTAGTTCGGCTGCCCGGACTACATCGGACCCAACGTGGCCGCTCGGTTTGGGCGGCCCTTTCTATTTCGGAGACCCGTCGTGGCCCAGCCGCTGATGCCGCACGCGACCGCTTCCTGGCTGGTCGACAATACCGCCTTGTCCTTTCCGCAGATTGCCGATTTCTGCGGCCTGCACGTCCTCGAGGTGCAGGCGATCGCCGACGACACCGCCGCGACCAAGCTGACCGGTCGCGACCCGGTGCGCGCGCACGAACTGACGATGGAAGAGATCGAGAAGGGGCAGAAGAACCCCGATTACCGCCTGGTGATGCAGAAGGGTCCCGAGCAGGTCCGCCGGACCAAGGGGCCGCGCTACACCCCGGTCAGCAAGCGGCAGGACAAGCCGGACGGCATCGCCTGGATCATCCGCAACCACCCGGAAATCAGCGACGGCGCGATCGGCAAGCTGATCGGCACGACCCGCACCACCATCGCCGCGATCCGCGACCGGACGCATTGGAACATCGCCAACATCACGCCGAAGGACCCGGTGACGCTGGGCCTGTGTTCGCAGCGCGAGCTCGACGCGCTGGTCGGCAAGGCGGCGAAGGCCGCCGGCATCGAGGCACCGACCGACACACGGCTGGAAGGGGACCGCGAGGCGCTGATCGAACAGCTGCGCAACGAGCGGACCCAGGCGGCGCGCGACGCCGAACTGGCCGAGCGCGGCGAATCGGCCGAGCCGTCGAGCTTCTTCGACCCGTTCAAGCGCTGATACGCTTCACCCGAAGGCATTGCCGGCCCAGCCATCCCGCGATGGCCGGGCCGTTTGCGTATCGGCGGCAATGGCTTAGGCTGCACCCTTCCGAAGCGGAGTGCCATGCCCATGTCCGACGACCTGAACGCCCGCGCCATCGCGCTGTACGACGCCTTCACCCATGAGCATCACGACCGCCGCACCTTCATGGCGCAGATGGTCGCACTCGCCGGATCGGCGGCCGCCGCCGAGGCGCTGATCGCCGGCATCGCCGCGTCGCCCGCCGCCGCGCAGCAGGTCGCGGCGAGTGACGGCCGGCTCGATGTCGCGAAGGCGAGCGGGACCGAGGCGGGGCATCCCGCCACCGCCTATTTCGCAGCGCCCAAGGGCGGCGGCAAGCTGCCGCTGGTGCTGGTCATCCACGAAAATCGCGGGCTCAACGCCCATATCGAGGATGTCGCGCGACGGGTCGCGCTGGCCGGCTTCCGGGTGATTGCCCCCGATCTGCTCGCGCCGCAGGGCGGCACGCCAGCCGACGAGGACAAGGCCCGCGCGATGATCGGCACGATCGATTATGACGTCGCGCTCGCGCAGGCGAGGGCGTATCTCGCCAAGGCGCGGGGTGAGCGCCGGGGACTGAAGACCGGCGCGGTCGGATTTTGCTGGGGCGGGGCGTTCGTCAACCGGCTGGCGGTGGCCGATCCGCTGCTGTCGGCCGGAGTCAGCTATTACGGGCCGGCCCCCGATCCGGCCGAAGCGCCGAAGGTGCGCGCGGCGATGATGCTGCAGCT
This window encodes:
- a CDS encoding NAD(P)H-quinone oxidoreductase, whose product is MDVPAAMRAIDPTEAGGPEVLVVVDRPTPRPGPGEVLIRVAAAGVNRPDVLQRTGGYAPPPGAPSIPGLEVAGHVVAVGDEGDAHLVGQPVCALLAGGGYAEYVAVPAGQCLPVPDGLSMVEAAALPETLFTVWTNLFERGYAAEGDSVLVHGGTSGIGTMAILLGKLFGLTVIVTVGSDAKAKAARDLGAAHAINYRTEDFVERVAEITGGKGVSVVLDMVGGDYVPRNIKCLAEDGRHVSIAVQGGASATVPLWDIMRRRLTLTGSTLRPRDAAFKEMVADELSRTVWPHVAEGRLRPVMDRTFPLEQAADAHRRMEAGDHVGKIVLTLE
- a CDS encoding DUF1013 domain-containing protein, whose translation is MPHATASWLVDNTALSFPQIADFCGLHVLEVQAIADDTAATKLTGRDPVRAHELTMEEIEKGQKNPDYRLVMQKGPEQVRRTKGPRYTPVSKRQDKPDGIAWIIRNHPEISDGAIGKLIGTTRTTIAAIRDRTHWNIANITPKDPVTLGLCSQRELDALVGKAAKAAGIEAPTDTRLEGDREALIEQLRNERTQAARDAELAERGESAEPSSFFDPFKR
- a CDS encoding dienelactone hydrolase family protein, giving the protein MPMSDDLNARAIALYDAFTHEHHDRRTFMAQMVALAGSAAAAEALIAGIAASPAAAQQVAASDGRLDVAKASGTEAGHPATAYFAAPKGGGKLPLVLVIHENRGLNAHIEDVARRVALAGFRVIAPDLLAPQGGTPADEDKARAMIGTIDYDVALAQARAYLAKARGERRGLKTGAVGFCWGGAFVNRLAVADPLLSAGVSYYGPAPDPAEAPKVRAAMMLQLAEKDARVNATAIPWGEALRKAGKTATTHVYPGVDHAFNNDTSAMRYDAAAAKLAWDRTIAFLRHELDAK